A section of the Carya illinoinensis cultivar Pawnee chromosome 12, C.illinoinensisPawnee_v1, whole genome shotgun sequence genome encodes:
- the LOC122289566 gene encoding histone-lysine N-methyltransferase, H3 lysine-9 specific SUVH6-like, translating to MGFMDNMLHPESLKTVTSVNSGHSEGKLGKLSMENGDCSFHTGLPKYKRRSVSSVRDFPPGCGPFVQRTHSLEPKSVLTSEDEKVVVSSGQANRLESVSAEHVESQSPASQALNNAWLSEPVKGLEDAAMAVLKDLHLVVASASKEEMISPSSFKSFSPSDGSSAVPNGNGLWGTTDKRYPPRRNVSAIRDFPPMCGRNAPCLSKESLKVFSSPKNNILGQEKSDMDDRMFKKTIETRVRLMGEDVEDKDVQESKLRGNVDRQSGTVVIKESKDIGELEEKMGKEIVVYQEDLSIKRKLSKISGNQNWLLEDEKDNESLEPMLDWVVVQGLMAAPNCPWKKGKGAYKPHQSGATSESKEKKHSFLQSGKYKSAVRTKHEVKDSVVKSKKKKSVVAGNTANQRVGQMVIADKKDSAEDDDEHDDFHLAPRPRSFEVNVPPIEWSVSSNGQNNDAVTRNKVRETLRLFQAICRKLLQEVEAKSKVKGKSKENKEKKRRIDFEAAAILKDHKKYVNTGKQILGSVPGVEVGDEFHYRVELNIIGLHRPIQGGIDYVKHGGKILATSVVASGGYADLLDNSDSLIYTGQGGNVMHADKEPEDQKLERGNLALKNSMHEKNSVRVIRGSESSDGKTYVYDGLYLVAKCWQELGPHGKLVFKFQLDRIPGQPELAWQEVRKSKKYKIREGLCVNDISQGKELIPISVVNTIDDTKPPPFTYITSMIYPDWCHPLQPKGCNCTNGCSDSERCLCAVKNGGEIPFNHNGAIVEAKPLVYECGPSCSCPPSCHNRVSQHGIKFQLEIFKTKSRGWGVRSLNSIPSGSFICEYIGELLEEKEAEQRTGNDEYLFDIGNLYNDSSLWDGLSSLMPDVQASSSEVVEDGGFTIDAAQYGNVGRFINHSCSPNLYAQNVLYDRDDRRIPHIMLFAAENIPPLQELTYHYNYVIDQVHDSNGNIKKKSCYCGSIECTGRMY from the coding sequence ATGGGGTTTATGGACAATATGCTGCATCCAGAATCTCTTAAAACAGTTACATCGGTAAATAGTGGCCATTCTGAAGGAAAATTGGGAAAATTGTCTATGGAAAATGGTGATTGTTCTTTCCACACTGGTCTACCGAAGTATAAGAGGCGCTCAGTTTCTTCTGTTCGTGATTTCCCACCAGGATGTGGACCTTTTGTACAAAGAACCCACTCTCTTGAGCCAAAAAGTGTTTTGACATCAGAGGATGAAAAAGTGGTTGTTTCATCTGGTCAAGCTAATAGACTTGAATCTGTGAGTGCTGAACATGTGGAATCACAGTCACCAGCTTCACAAGCTTTGAATAATGCATGGTTGAGTGAACCTGTAAAGGGTTTAGAAGATGCTGCCATGGCTGTATTGAAGGATTTACATTTGGTGGTTGCTTCGGcttcaaaagaagaaatgatCTCGCCGAGTAGTTTTAAATCCTTCTCACCATCCGATGGATCTAGTGCTGTTCCTAATGGCAATGGTTTGTGGGGGACTACGGATAAAAGGTATCCTCCTCGAAGAAATGTTTCAGCCATTAGAGACTTCCCTCCCATGTGTGGAAGAAATGCTCCATGTCTTAGTAAAGAGAGTCTGAAGGTGTTTAGTTCTCCAAAGAACAATATTTTGGGTCAAGAGAAGTCTGATATGGATGACAGGATGTTCAAAAAGACTATAGAAACTAGAGTGAGGCTAATGGGAGAGGATGTTGAAGATAAAGATGTGCAGGAGAGCAAATTGCGGGGAAATGTTGATCGCCAGTCTGGGACAGTTGTCATAAAAGAATCCAAGGACATTGGAGAACTGGAAGAAAAAATGGGGAAGGAGATAGTAGTTTACCAAGAGGACTTGAGCATAAAGAGAAAGCTTTCCAAAATATCTGGAAATCAGAACTGGCTGCTGGAGGATGAAAAAGATAATGAGAGTTTGGAACCTATGCTGGACTGGGTTGTGGTGCAAGGTCTGATGGCTGCACCAAATTGTCCTTGGAAGAAGGGGAAAGGGGCCTATAAACCCCATCAATCTGGTGCTACAAGTGAAAGCAAAGAGAAGAAACATAGTTTTCTACAGAGTGGAAAATATAAATCTGCTGTCAGGACAAAGCATGAAGTGAAAGATTCTGTAGTGAAGtctaaaaaaaagaagtcaGTTGTTGCAGGAAACACTGCTAATCAAAGAGTTGGTCAAATGGTTATTGCAGATAAGAAGGATTCTGCTGAggatgatgatgaacatgacGACTTTCATTTGGCTCCGAGGCCACGTAGTTTTGAAGTAAACGTTCCTCCCATTGAATGGAGTGTAAGTTCTAATGGTCAAAACAATGATGCTGTTACCCGGAACAAAGTGAGGGAGACACTGCGTCTATTTCAAGCCATCTGTAGGAAGCTCTTGCAGGAAGTAGAAGCAAAGTCAAAGGTAAAAGGGAAGTCTAAggaaaataaggaaaagaaaaggaggatTGACTTTGAAGCAGCAGCGATTCTGAAAGACCACAAAAAATATGTTAACACTGGAAAGCAAATCTTGGGATCTGTTCCAGGAGTTGAAGTTGGTGATGAGTTTCACTATAGGGTTGAACTTAATATTATTGGTCTTCATCGTCCGATTCAGGGTGGTATAGATTATGTAAAGCATGGTGGGAAGATTCTTGCTACTAGCGTTGTAGCATCTGGGGGCTATGCTGATCTTTTGGATAATTCAGATTCATTGATATATACAGGCCAGGGAGGAAATGTGATGCATGCGGATAAAGAACCTGAAGATCAGAAGCTTGAAAGGGGAAACCTCGCTTTGAAGAATAGCATGCATGAAAAGAATTCGGTTAGGGTGATCCGTGGCTCTGAGTCTTCAGATGGAAAAACATATGTCTATGATGGGCTATATTTGGTGGCAAAGTGTTGGCAGGAGTTGGGGCCGCATGGTAAGCTGGTTTTTAAGTTTCAGTTGGACAGAATCCCTGGTCAACCAGAGCTTGCTTGGCAAGAAGTCAGGAAgtccaaaaaatacaaaataagggAGGGTCTCTGCGTAAATGATATCTCACAAGGGAAAGAGTTAATTCCCATTTCTGTTGTGAATACCATAGATGATACAAAACCTCCACCATTTACATACATAACTAGCATGATATACCCCGATTGGTGCCACCCCTTACAGCCTAAGGGTTGTAACTGCACCAATGGATGCTCAGATTCTGAGAGATGTCTGTGTGCAGTCAAGAATGGTGGAGAAATCCCATTTAACCATAATGGTGCTATAGTTGAAGCAAAgccccttgtctatgagtgtggtccttcttgctcatgtccTCCTTCTTGCCATAATAGAGTTAGTCAGCATGGTATCAAATTTcagcttgaaatttttaaaaccaaatCTAGGGGATGGGGGGTGAGATCCCTTAATTCCATTCCTTCTGGAAGTTTTATATGCGAGTATATAGGAGAGCTCCTTGAAGAGAAGGAAGCTGAGCAAAGAACTGGTAATGATGAGTATCTGTTTGACATTGGGAATCTCTACAATGACAGTTCTCTTTGGGATGGACTCTCGTCCCTTATGCCTGATGTGCAAGCAAGTTCCTCTGAAGTTGTGGAGGATGGTGGCTTCACTATTGATGCAGCGCAGTATGGCAATGTGGGGAGATTCATCAACCACAGTTGCTCTCCCAATTTGTATGCGCAAAATGTCCTATATGATCGTGATGATAGGAGAATTCCTCACATAATGCTTTTTGCCGCTGAGAACATTCCTCCGTTGCAGGAGCTGACTTACCATTACAATTATGTGATAGATCAGGTTCATGACTCAAATGGcaatataaaaaagaagagtTGCTATTGTGGCTCTATAGAGTGCACTGGCAGGATGTATTGA